In the genome of Sorangium aterium, one region contains:
- a CDS encoding FecR domain-containing protein translates to MASAREPTPGYPEAVIQWGVQAGETCDDIAAVLYGSSKHAALIQRYNRVACGPGTTLAEGLTLVLPAEVTSIPDAKLRSMHPDVRARPAGGAWSPAAQGMPLLTNSSVNTLDEGRADIEFVDRTRVLLAPNTLVVIYGTASRARVSKTPPAAVELADGEVKAALAALRGQSVEVAASGGGRVSASSRDTVVQRRGERTTVAVFDGKAGVTSGGLSVVVPKDHGTRFVGKAPPARPRPLPAPVEWTTADAAQIALAPEGLGVLSASWKPAPAAAGYRVEIARDAEFNDLIAREEVKPDVLSFRAEKMPAGAYFLRVRVVDREEYLGVGAVRRFHLVAARAAGGVVPAAQEITANPYGIIELTPSPALELSLDDGPFGPVPERIDLLQRAPRALRLRERGSAAAERGSDAATSLPVRYTKVGAVVSASRAGSTSTTSTTTQGGPALEARVELEGLAGVDVGRRVAPRLVAHLPGGVRSVALAGGDRGGALTARIPLPREALRPGEPLRVRLDVADGRGGVIATSDAELPAAPEAPRAAPPPAPPAAPVLGAYLPLLPMSGVADGLWLAPTPPSVAAVGAAAARSGGGWVAAGQVRASGAIGPLGLDVALRSNPAGEGDGAGVGSTGWFGARLRVLRLGRSELELGPTLRLGVPMADGSPPVRIEPGIALGGAAGRFTWVADAGARIRASGDGAAVEAGDGAAAGDGAAGGEPATPDVQGFLLAGATADPAPWLRLHGALDLHLVHREVRADDVLGGLSAGVEAGGALFGALSVRVSPWRDEGEGLVTGQIAVGFREASP, encoded by the coding sequence GTGGCGAGCGCCAGAGAGCCGACGCCCGGATATCCGGAGGCGGTCATTCAATGGGGCGTGCAGGCGGGAGAGACGTGCGACGACATCGCGGCGGTCCTCTACGGCTCGTCCAAGCATGCAGCGCTGATCCAGCGGTACAACCGCGTCGCGTGCGGCCCGGGCACGACGCTCGCCGAGGGGCTCACGCTGGTCCTCCCGGCCGAGGTGACGTCGATCCCCGACGCGAAGCTCCGGTCGATGCACCCGGACGTGCGCGCGCGCCCGGCCGGCGGCGCCTGGTCGCCCGCGGCTCAGGGGATGCCGCTGCTCACGAACTCGAGCGTCAACACGCTGGATGAGGGGAGGGCAGATATCGAGTTTGTGGACCGGACTCGGGTGCTCCTCGCGCCGAATACGCTCGTCGTCATCTACGGCACGGCGAGCCGAGCGCGGGTATCGAAGACGCCGCCCGCAGCCGTCGAGCTCGCGGACGGCGAGGTGAAGGCCGCGCTCGCCGCGCTGCGGGGACAGTCGGTCGAGGTCGCCGCGAGCGGGGGAGGCCGCGTGAGCGCGTCGTCGCGGGACACGGTGGTGCAGCGGCGCGGGGAGCGGACGACGGTCGCGGTGTTCGACGGCAAGGCAGGCGTCACGTCGGGCGGCCTCTCCGTCGTGGTCCCGAAGGACCACGGCACCCGGTTCGTGGGCAAGGCGCCGCCCGCGCGCCCGCGCCCGCTGCCGGCGCCTGTCGAGTGGACGACCGCGGACGCCGCGCAGATCGCGCTCGCCCCGGAGGGGCTCGGCGTCCTGTCGGCGTCGTGGAAGCCGGCGCCGGCCGCGGCCGGCTATCGCGTCGAGATCGCGCGCGACGCGGAGTTCAACGATCTCATCGCCCGCGAGGAGGTGAAGCCGGACGTCCTGTCGTTCCGCGCGGAGAAGATGCCGGCCGGCGCCTATTTCCTCCGGGTCCGGGTCGTCGATCGCGAGGAGTACCTCGGCGTGGGCGCGGTGCGCAGGTTCCACCTCGTCGCCGCGCGGGCCGCCGGGGGCGTCGTGCCGGCGGCGCAGGAGATCACCGCGAACCCGTACGGGATCATCGAGCTCACGCCGTCTCCCGCGCTCGAGCTCTCGCTCGACGACGGCCCGTTCGGCCCCGTCCCCGAGCGCATCGATCTGCTCCAGCGCGCCCCGCGCGCGCTCCGGCTGCGCGAGCGGGGCAGCGCCGCGGCGGAGCGTGGGAGCGACGCGGCCACGTCGCTCCCGGTCCGGTACACGAAGGTGGGCGCGGTGGTCTCGGCCTCGCGCGCGGGGTCGACGTCGACGACATCGACGACGACGCAGGGCGGGCCGGCGCTCGAGGCCCGGGTCGAGCTCGAGGGGCTCGCCGGGGTCGACGTAGGACGGCGGGTGGCGCCGCGGCTCGTCGCCCACCTGCCGGGGGGGGTGCGCTCCGTCGCGCTCGCCGGCGGCGATCGCGGCGGCGCCCTGACGGCGCGGATCCCGCTGCCCCGGGAGGCGCTGCGCCCCGGCGAGCCGCTGCGCGTCCGGCTCGACGTCGCCGACGGCCGCGGCGGCGTGATCGCGACGAGCGACGCCGAGCTGCCCGCCGCGCCGGAGGCGCCGCGAGCCGCGCCTCCGCCTGCGCCCCCGGCCGCGCCGGTGCTGGGCGCGTACCTCCCGCTCCTCCCGATGTCCGGGGTGGCCGACGGGCTCTGGCTCGCGCCGACGCCGCCCTCGGTCGCCGCGGTCGGCGCGGCCGCGGCGCGCTCCGGGGGCGGCTGGGTCGCCGCGGGCCAGGTGCGCGCGAGCGGCGCGATCGGCCCACTGGGCCTCGACGTCGCGCTCCGCTCGAACCCGGCCGGTGAGGGCGACGGCGCGGGCGTGGGCAGCACCGGCTGGTTCGGCGCGCGCCTGCGCGTCCTGCGCCTCGGGCGCTCGGAGCTCGAGCTCGGCCCCACGCTCCGCCTCGGCGTGCCCATGGCCGACGGGAGCCCGCCTGTCCGCATCGAGCCCGGGATCGCGCTCGGCGGCGCCGCGGGCCGGTTCACGTGGGTGGCCGATGCCGGGGCCCGCATCCGCGCCTCGGGCGACGGCGCGGCGGTGGAAGCGGGCGACGGCGCGGCGGCGGGCGACGGCGCGGCGGGCGGCGAGCCGGCCACGCCGGACGTGCAGGGCTTCCTGCTGGCGGGGGCGACGGCGGATCCGGCGCCGTGGCTCCGGCTGCACGGCGCGCTGGATCTGCACCTCGTCCACCGGGAGGTCAGGGCGGACGACGTGCTCGGCGGGCTGTCGGCGGGCGTGGAGGCGGGCGGCGCGCTCTTCGGGGCGCTGTCGGTGCGGGTGAGCCCGTGGCGCGACGAGGGCGAGGGCCTTGTGACGGGGCAGATCGCGGTGGGCTTCCGCGAGGCGTCGCCGTGA
- a CDS encoding serine/threonine-protein kinase, protein MSAGDGERPPPAGDPDRTVLKGQRAPDGRAPAPRPGADPFAAAETLASDDPGADARQRTRAGRVLGGKYNLVRLLGAGGMGEVYEAEHVLLGVPVAVKTMHPHVAILPESRRRFFREARAASRLVHRNVVKVLDLGGDEDGGDGSIYLVMELLKGQSLGALLRASRELLPLAEVAALFADILDGVGAAHASGIVHRDLKPENVLLAEQDGERVAKVVDFGLAHLDDPLDAGPTLTSKDMVAGTPEYMSPEQCRSLAVGPSTDLYACGCILTALLQGAAPFVGLPAVELMAMHMFSIPPPLRRPPGAPPVPPLLERLRLDLLAKLPEKRPESAAAARSRLDEAMSREAEARRLPARKAGAPLGDRAERAQAWPEGETAELAPVPERAVALLRLAPAGQGLSEACEIGLDAQGIHLAEVPDAAALIEAGLGVAVIDAGADVEGACALLEALGRAAPGVRAVVCAAGLSSDRMNALVAAGAADVARYPVAPDALSRKIARVVRRGR, encoded by the coding sequence GTGAGCGCGGGCGACGGCGAGCGCCCGCCGCCGGCCGGGGACCCGGACCGCACCGTGCTGAAGGGCCAGCGGGCGCCGGACGGGCGGGCGCCCGCGCCTCGACCGGGCGCCGACCCCTTTGCAGCCGCGGAGACGCTCGCCTCGGATGATCCTGGGGCGGACGCGCGGCAGCGGACGCGCGCCGGGCGGGTCCTTGGCGGGAAGTACAACCTCGTGCGGCTCCTCGGCGCCGGCGGGATGGGGGAGGTCTACGAGGCGGAGCACGTGCTCCTCGGCGTTCCGGTCGCGGTGAAGACGATGCACCCGCACGTCGCGATCCTCCCCGAGAGCCGGCGGAGGTTCTTCCGCGAGGCGCGCGCCGCGTCGCGGCTGGTGCACCGGAACGTGGTCAAGGTGCTCGACCTCGGGGGCGACGAGGACGGCGGCGACGGCTCGATCTACCTCGTGATGGAGCTGCTCAAGGGGCAGTCGCTCGGCGCGCTGCTCCGGGCGTCGCGCGAGCTGCTGCCGCTCGCCGAGGTCGCGGCCCTGTTCGCGGACATCCTCGACGGCGTGGGCGCGGCGCACGCGAGCGGCATCGTCCACCGCGACCTCAAGCCGGAGAACGTGCTGCTCGCCGAGCAGGACGGGGAGCGCGTCGCCAAGGTCGTCGACTTCGGCCTTGCGCACCTCGACGACCCGCTCGACGCCGGGCCGACGCTCACCTCGAAGGACATGGTCGCGGGCACGCCGGAGTACATGAGCCCGGAGCAGTGCCGCTCGCTCGCGGTGGGCCCGAGCACCGATCTGTACGCGTGCGGCTGCATCCTGACGGCGCTGTTGCAGGGAGCGGCGCCGTTCGTCGGCCTCCCGGCGGTGGAGCTCATGGCGATGCACATGTTCTCGATCCCGCCGCCGCTGCGGCGGCCGCCCGGGGCTCCGCCGGTCCCGCCGCTCCTGGAGCGGCTCCGGCTGGATCTGCTGGCGAAGCTGCCTGAGAAGCGCCCGGAGAGCGCCGCGGCGGCGCGGTCGCGGCTCGACGAGGCGATGTCGCGGGAGGCCGAGGCGCGGCGGCTGCCCGCGCGCAAGGCGGGCGCGCCGCTCGGCGACCGGGCGGAGCGGGCGCAGGCCTGGCCGGAGGGCGAGACGGCGGAGCTCGCGCCCGTGCCGGAGCGCGCTGTGGCGCTGCTCCGGCTCGCGCCGGCGGGGCAGGGGCTCAGCGAGGCGTGCGAGATCGGGCTCGACGCGCAGGGGATCCACCTCGCCGAGGTGCCGGACGCCGCAGCGCTGATCGAGGCGGGGCTGGGCGTGGCGGTGATCGACGCCGGCGCCGACGTGGAGGGCGCGTGCGCGCTGCTCGAGGCGCTCGGCCGCGCGGCGCCGGGCGTGCGCGCCGTCGTGTGCGCTGCCGGGCTCTCCTCGGACCGGATGAACGCGCTCGTCGCGGCGGGCGCCGCGGACGTGGCGCGTTATCCGGTCGCGCCGGACGCGCTGTCTCGAAAGATCGCGCGGGTGGTGCGCCGGGGGCGCTGA
- a CDS encoding glucuronyl esterase domain-containing protein, translating into MTTGEASTGGGGPAGTGGAPGTGGAGGSGDGGNAVSAEWGEVENPGAGCTVGPMPSVASLTANSKLPDPFKKMDGNRIASKSEWACRREEILQQAYKFIYGDKPVPAKGSVSGTVSNSRITVEVKDGSGSASFNLTVNMNGATAPAPAIIGYGGLSGMPVPSGVATITFTAVESQGTSGAKNGPFYSVYGSDHPAGYLTAQAWQISRVLDVLEQNPGVIDPRRVGVTGCSRWGKGAFVAGVLDNRIALTIPVESGLGGTIGLRLVEVLDSYSGSEWPYHGISYVRWLSEVALGQFTTGNNAGADNTNKLPVDMHEMMGLIAPRGLYIVDNPSTMYNGLDRNSAWVTANVGKMIFEALGVGDHIAYTGAGGSHCSWRSQYTASLNAMVDRFLKGNDGTATGNFATDLPNKPNHLDHIDWTPPTLSGEL; encoded by the coding sequence GTGACGACGGGCGAAGCCAGCACCGGTGGCGGGGGCCCGGCCGGAACGGGCGGAGCGCCGGGAACCGGTGGTGCCGGGGGCAGCGGCGACGGCGGCAACGCCGTGAGCGCCGAGTGGGGCGAGGTGGAAAACCCTGGAGCCGGGTGCACCGTCGGACCGATGCCGAGCGTCGCTTCGCTCACGGCGAACTCGAAGCTGCCGGACCCCTTCAAGAAGATGGACGGCAACCGCATCGCCAGCAAGAGCGAGTGGGCCTGCCGGCGCGAAGAGATCCTCCAGCAAGCCTACAAGTTCATCTACGGCGACAAGCCCGTCCCGGCAAAGGGATCCGTGTCCGGTACCGTGAGCAACAGCAGGATCACGGTCGAGGTCAAGGATGGCAGCGGCAGCGCCTCGTTCAACCTCACCGTGAACATGAACGGGGCGACCGCGCCCGCCCCGGCGATCATCGGCTACGGCGGCCTGAGCGGCATGCCAGTTCCGAGCGGCGTCGCGACGATCACCTTCACCGCGGTCGAGTCGCAAGGCACCAGCGGCGCGAAGAACGGGCCGTTCTACAGCGTGTACGGTTCGGACCATCCCGCGGGTTACCTCACGGCGCAGGCCTGGCAGATCAGTCGCGTCCTCGACGTCCTGGAGCAGAACCCCGGCGTCATCGATCCACGCCGGGTGGGTGTGACGGGTTGCTCACGCTGGGGCAAGGGTGCCTTCGTCGCCGGCGTGCTCGACAACCGCATCGCCTTGACCATCCCGGTGGAGTCGGGTCTCGGGGGCACGATAGGCCTGCGCCTCGTCGAGGTGCTCGATAGCTACAGCGGCTCCGAATGGCCCTATCATGGCATCAGCTACGTCCGCTGGCTTTCGGAGGTGGCGCTCGGTCAGTTCACCACGGGCAACAACGCTGGGGCCGACAACACGAACAAGCTGCCCGTCGACATGCACGAGATGATGGGCCTCATCGCTCCACGCGGCCTCTACATCGTGGACAATCCGAGCACCATGTACAACGGGCTCGATCGGAACTCGGCGTGGGTCACCGCCAACGTCGGCAAGATGATCTTCGAGGCGCTCGGCGTCGGAGACCACATCGCCTACACGGGCGCAGGTGGGAGCCACTGCAGCTGGCGCTCGCAGTACACTGCATCCCTCAACGCCATGGTCGACAGGTTCCTGAAGGGCAACGACGGTACGGCGACGGGCAATTTCGCCACGGACCTGCCCAATAAACCCAACCACCTGGACCACATCGACTGGACACCGCCGACGCTCAGCGGCGAGCTTTGA
- a CDS encoding FG-GAP repeat domain-containing protein: protein MASGIRLWRCTPLALVIACAGESSRAPVDAGSDAPPAGTATAPPPLPREAALDARFVKITLHREFTCEGASFADFNHDGVTDVIAGPDWYEGPGYGTSHPVWPKEAFDPHGYSDCFFEFPYDFDHDGFTDVLVVGFPGAPAAWYQNPRGGDALWARHDTLPWPIDNESPLFADITGDGAPELVHMSGGVLGMSSPGVDPTEPWVFRALTENRGYGAFTHGLGAGDVNGDGASDLVEASGYFTRSPESPDGLPFTRVEQPFGAGGAQMPVVDVDGDGDADIAATLAAHGYGLSWFEQVPNAAGAAFVEHVVVPGTTPDAASSVLMHEPHALAHADIDGDRLQDLVSGERFWGHVPDGMPDFDAPARLYWFEQARAAERVDFQPVLIDDDSGVGTQLTVADGNGDGRPDIVISNKKGAFVFLQR from the coding sequence ATGGCTTCGGGAATAAGGTTATGGCGCTGCACACCGCTCGCCTTGGTCATCGCCTGCGCGGGCGAATCCTCGCGCGCGCCCGTCGACGCGGGCTCCGACGCGCCGCCCGCGGGCACCGCCACCGCGCCTCCACCGCTCCCGCGTGAGGCCGCCCTCGACGCACGCTTCGTGAAGATCACGCTGCACCGCGAGTTCACCTGCGAGGGGGCGAGCTTTGCGGACTTCAATCACGACGGGGTGACGGACGTCATCGCGGGCCCGGATTGGTACGAGGGTCCGGGGTATGGCACGAGCCATCCCGTGTGGCCGAAGGAAGCCTTCGATCCGCACGGCTACTCGGATTGCTTTTTCGAGTTCCCCTACGACTTCGACCACGACGGGTTCACCGACGTCCTCGTCGTCGGCTTTCCGGGTGCGCCCGCGGCTTGGTACCAGAACCCGCGCGGCGGCGACGCGCTCTGGGCTCGTCACGACACGCTGCCGTGGCCGATCGACAACGAATCGCCGCTGTTCGCCGACATCACCGGCGATGGCGCGCCCGAGCTCGTGCACATGTCGGGGGGCGTGCTCGGAATGTCGTCGCCCGGCGTGGACCCGACCGAGCCATGGGTCTTCCGGGCGCTCACCGAGAATCGGGGGTACGGCGCGTTCACGCACGGCCTCGGTGCAGGCGACGTCAACGGGGACGGCGCGAGCGACTTGGTCGAGGCGAGCGGCTACTTCACGCGGAGCCCAGAGTCGCCCGACGGCTTGCCGTTCACGCGCGTCGAGCAGCCGTTCGGTGCCGGGGGAGCGCAGATGCCGGTGGTCGACGTGGACGGCGACGGGGACGCGGACATAGCGGCCACGCTCGCCGCTCACGGCTACGGGCTCTCCTGGTTCGAGCAGGTTCCGAACGCGGCCGGCGCTGCGTTCGTGGAGCACGTCGTCGTTCCGGGGACCACACCCGATGCCGCGTCGAGCGTGCTCATGCACGAGCCGCACGCGCTCGCTCACGCCGACATCGACGGTGACCGGCTCCAGGACCTCGTGAGCGGCGAGCGCTTCTGGGGTCATGTGCCTGACGGCATGCCGGACTTCGACGCGCCGGCCCGGCTTTACTGGTTCGAGCAGGCGCGAGCGGCGGAACGCGTCGACTTCCAGCCCGTTCTCATCGATGACGATTCGGGGGTAGGCACCCAGCTCACGGTCGCGGACGGCAACGGAGACGGCCGGCCGGACATCGTCATCTCGAACAAGAAGGGCGCTTTCGTCTTCCTACAACGCTAG
- a CDS encoding ABC transporter substrate-binding protein has protein sequence MNTPLSPPGAEQTDGSSVQIGALVPLTRPGWIEAGRHLLAGLELAAREVNDAGGIVGRPLELVVRDTAADPQRAAAAVDELARLGVAALAGEYHSVVARAAAARADALGLPFLCSSAVLDALTEQPTEWVARLAPAQSHGWRIYAKFLLGAGHRRIAVAADSSVYWASGARILRDYLAPRGGTVIELDMRALAPAAMCDELVDSRATALLLLVGYPEPAVSIVKSVRRDRRLAEIMMGAPAGQPEFAEWATLLGGDGAAIPFLRYRPERLSPLGARVETALRERLAEAPSFVAFEGYDTVAVLADVLRSQGADRVRAAESWARVAVEGTRGQIQLSRTPGISVWQWAWPPVQVVDRDPAEPDRFRILHAG, from the coding sequence ATGAATACGCCGCTGTCGCCACCTGGAGCGGAGCAGACCGACGGCTCATCCGTCCAGATCGGCGCTCTCGTTCCGCTAACTCGGCCCGGCTGGATCGAGGCAGGCCGGCACTTGCTCGCTGGACTCGAGCTGGCCGCTCGCGAAGTCAATGACGCCGGCGGGATCGTCGGAAGACCCCTCGAGCTGGTGGTCCGAGACACCGCGGCTGATCCACAGAGGGCCGCGGCGGCCGTCGATGAGCTGGCTCGCCTGGGCGTGGCTGCCTTGGCGGGGGAGTATCACAGCGTCGTCGCTCGCGCCGCTGCCGCCAGGGCCGACGCCCTCGGCCTGCCGTTCCTCTGCTCGTCAGCGGTGCTCGACGCGCTCACCGAACAGCCAACGGAATGGGTCGCGCGCCTCGCCCCGGCGCAGTCCCACGGCTGGCGGATCTACGCGAAATTCCTCCTCGGCGCGGGCCACAGGCGCATCGCCGTAGCAGCTGATTCGAGCGTCTACTGGGCGTCTGGCGCCCGCATCCTGCGGGACTACCTCGCTCCACGCGGCGGCACCGTCATCGAGCTCGACATGCGCGCGCTCGCCCCCGCGGCCATGTGCGACGAGCTCGTCGACAGTCGCGCGACAGCCCTCCTTCTTCTGGTCGGCTACCCGGAGCCGGCGGTGTCGATCGTCAAGTCTGTCCGCCGCGACCGGCGCCTCGCCGAGATCATGATGGGTGCTCCGGCCGGGCAACCGGAGTTCGCCGAATGGGCGACGTTGCTGGGCGGCGACGGCGCCGCGATCCCGTTCTTGCGCTACCGGCCCGAGCGCCTCAGCCCGCTCGGTGCCCGAGTCGAGACGGCCCTGCGCGAGCGGCTGGCCGAAGCGCCCTCCTTCGTCGCCTTCGAGGGCTACGACACGGTCGCCGTCCTCGCCGATGTGCTGCGTTCTCAAGGCGCGGACCGGGTACGCGCCGCCGAATCCTGGGCGCGCGTCGCAGTCGAAGGCACCCGCGGGCAGATCCAGCTCTCCCGCACGCCAGGGATCAGCGTTTGGCAGTGGGCTTGGCCGCCGGTCCAAGTCGTTGATCGAGATCCGGCGGAGCCCGATCGCTTTCGGATCCTTCACGCCGGCTGA
- a CDS encoding AraC family transcriptional regulator, whose amino-acid sequence MNGDVVRLSSAVRARLARLGANVPHATAAARAPSSGELSTAQFFTFWEALGASSPHDVGLRLAMETQVHEYDVSSLAALHSPDLGTALTKLARYKRLCGPKDMAIDTTGKEVAIHTTYQHAPGPMPPRLVDASLASLLVLLQRGSGLALAPKRVELSRARSDEPMLLRFFGCPLRFRAKRDALVLEARLLTTPFITHNADLLQVLVPSLDQKLAPLEQGSFVEQVRAVVARRMAGERPSIAKVARELSLSTRTLQRRLGELGVSYQRVLDEVRHHAALRLLRTDDVDVNEIAFLLGFDEVNSFTRAFRAWEGTTPNRWRDSIHLWRDRI is encoded by the coding sequence GTGAACGGTGACGTCGTCCGCCTCTCGTCAGCGGTGCGCGCTCGGCTCGCGCGCCTCGGCGCGAACGTGCCCCATGCGACCGCCGCCGCGCGGGCGCCGTCCAGCGGCGAGCTGAGCACCGCGCAGTTTTTCACCTTCTGGGAAGCGCTCGGCGCGTCGTCGCCGCACGACGTCGGGCTTCGTCTGGCGATGGAGACACAGGTGCACGAGTACGACGTCTCGTCGCTCGCGGCGCTGCACTCTCCCGACCTCGGCACCGCCTTGACCAAGCTCGCCCGCTACAAGCGGCTTTGCGGGCCGAAGGACATGGCCATCGACACGACGGGGAAAGAGGTGGCGATCCACACGACCTACCAGCACGCGCCAGGCCCCATGCCCCCGCGCCTGGTCGACGCATCGCTCGCCTCGCTCCTCGTGCTCTTGCAGCGAGGCAGCGGCCTCGCCCTCGCGCCGAAGCGCGTCGAGCTCTCTCGCGCGCGCAGCGACGAGCCGATGCTGCTGCGTTTCTTCGGCTGTCCGCTGCGGTTCCGCGCGAAGCGCGACGCGCTCGTCCTCGAGGCGCGCCTCCTGACGACGCCGTTCATCACGCACAACGCCGACCTGTTGCAGGTGCTCGTCCCCAGCCTCGACCAGAAGCTCGCGCCCCTCGAGCAGGGTTCGTTCGTCGAGCAGGTCCGCGCGGTGGTCGCTCGCCGCATGGCGGGCGAGCGGCCGAGCATCGCGAAGGTGGCGCGCGAGCTGTCGCTCAGCACGCGCACGTTACAGCGGCGCCTGGGCGAGCTGGGGGTCAGCTATCAGCGCGTGCTCGACGAGGTCCGGCACCACGCCGCGCTGCGCCTCCTGCGCACCGACGACGTCGACGTCAACGAGATCGCCTTCCTGCTCGGCTTCGACGAGGTCAACTCCTTCACGCGGGCGTTCCGAGCCTGGGAGGGGACGACCCCGAACCGCTGGCGCGATTCGATTCATTTATGGCGCGATCGGATTTGA
- a CDS encoding oxidoreductase translates to MTENNSQVWFITGSSRGLGRALALAVLAAGHRVVASARKPADLDDLVKQHGDRVKTVALDVTQPEQAVRAVKEAVDAFGRIDVLVNNAGYANVDSAEDIPLDDFRAQIDTNFYGVVHVTRAVLPVMRAQRSGRILQISSIGGRRGGTPGLSAYQAAKFAVAGFSEVVLNEVAPLGIQVTIVEPGGFGTDWAGSSMTIYPSQLDYEATVGATNKRLRGNPGAARGVPEKAAKALLELASMDRQPRRLLLGSDAYVLAKLTLQELGASDDAHRALSASTDADGIPDFADTDVGRAMLKLHHD, encoded by the coding sequence ATGACGGAGAACAACTCGCAAGTATGGTTCATCACCGGAAGCTCGCGGGGGCTCGGCCGCGCCCTCGCCCTCGCCGTGCTCGCCGCCGGGCACCGCGTCGTCGCCTCGGCGCGCAAGCCCGCCGATCTCGATGACCTCGTGAAACAGCACGGCGACCGCGTGAAGACGGTGGCGCTCGACGTCACGCAGCCCGAGCAGGCCGTGCGCGCGGTCAAGGAAGCGGTCGACGCCTTCGGTCGCATCGACGTGCTCGTCAACAATGCGGGTTACGCGAACGTCGACTCGGCTGAAGATATCCCGCTCGACGATTTCCGCGCGCAGATCGACACCAATTTCTACGGCGTCGTACATGTCACGCGCGCGGTGCTGCCCGTGATGCGCGCGCAGCGCAGCGGGCGTATCCTGCAGATCAGCTCCATCGGCGGACGGCGCGGCGGCACGCCGGGGCTGAGCGCGTACCAGGCGGCGAAGTTCGCCGTCGCGGGCTTCAGCGAGGTCGTCCTCAACGAGGTCGCGCCGCTCGGCATCCAGGTCACCATCGTCGAGCCGGGCGGCTTTGGCACCGACTGGGCTGGCAGCTCGATGACGATCTACCCGTCGCAGCTCGACTACGAAGCCACCGTGGGCGCGACCAACAAGCGGCTCCGGGGCAACCCCGGCGCGGCGCGCGGCGTGCCCGAGAAGGCCGCGAAGGCGCTGCTCGAGCTCGCGTCGATGGACAGGCAGCCGCGGCGCCTGCTGCTGGGGAGCGACGCGTACGTGCTCGCCAAGCTGACGCTGCAGGAGCTCGGCGCCAGCGATGATGCCCACCGGGCCCTCAGCGCGAGCACCGACGCCGACGGCATACCCGACTTCGCCGACACCGACGTGGGGCGAGCGATGCTGAAGCTGCACCACGACTGA
- a CDS encoding SDR family NAD(P)-dependent oxidoreductase — protein MELHLKDKRALVTGSSSGIGAETARLLAREGVEVVVHGRNAERAQGVANEITAAGGRAAVAIGDLSTVDGLSSVIDAAERAFRGIDILVNNAGGATNVAHASWFDAPIEEWLDEYKSNTMPAVRLAQAFVPGMRERRWGRVIQISSRNAISPHAQLGAYGASKAALNNFTLSLSKALAGTGVTSNGIMPGLIYTPSLDGWFREVAARQGVTDPAEGRAWVLKNAVHQTVDRLGMPADIAAAVCFLASPLTDFMTGTTFRIDGGATPTL, from the coding sequence ATGGAACTTCATCTGAAAGACAAGCGCGCGCTCGTCACCGGATCGAGCTCGGGCATCGGCGCGGAGACGGCGCGGCTCCTGGCGCGCGAGGGCGTCGAGGTCGTCGTGCACGGCCGCAACGCCGAGCGCGCACAGGGCGTCGCGAACGAGATCACCGCGGCGGGAGGGCGCGCGGCCGTCGCGATCGGTGACCTGTCGACCGTCGATGGTCTGAGCAGCGTCATCGACGCCGCCGAGCGTGCCTTTCGCGGCATCGACATCCTGGTCAACAACGCGGGCGGCGCGACGAACGTGGCCCACGCGTCGTGGTTCGACGCGCCGATCGAGGAGTGGCTCGACGAGTACAAGAGCAACACGATGCCTGCCGTGCGGCTCGCGCAGGCGTTCGTGCCGGGAATGCGGGAGCGTCGGTGGGGCCGCGTCATCCAGATCTCGTCGCGCAACGCGATCTCACCGCACGCGCAGCTCGGTGCCTACGGCGCATCGAAGGCCGCGCTCAACAACTTCACGCTGAGTTTGTCGAAGGCCCTGGCCGGGACCGGCGTGACGTCGAACGGCATCATGCCCGGGCTCATCTATACGCCCAGCCTCGACGGGTGGTTCCGCGAGGTCGCCGCCAGGCAAGGCGTGACCGATCCCGCCGAGGGACGCGCGTGGGTGTTGAAGAACGCGGTTCATCAGACGGTGGATCGCCTCGGCATGCCGGCCGACATCGCTGCAGCGGTGTGCTTCCTCGCGAGTCCGCTGACGGACTTCATGACGGGCACGACCTTTCGCATCGATGGAGGGGCCACGCCCACGTTGTGA